CGAGCGCATAAGACATCATCACGTCGGCCATGGTATGGCGCCCGTCGGTCATCCAGAATTCGGGACTCACTGCCGTGCGAGCGAAATACCTGTCGAGGTTTTCCAGAGCTTTGGCGGCTTCCTCGCGCTTTTTTTCGCGCACCTCGTTGAATTGAGGATCCCAGTTCAACATGGCCGCGTGAAAAATAAAGTCGCTTGCCACTTCACACACTTCTTCGATCCGAGCTTGCTCCTTAATGGTTTCACCTGCCAAGCCCAATTTGCGCGCCAGGTAACGATTGATGGCACCTGATTGGCACAAGGTGAATTCGCCATCCTCCAGAACGGGCAATTGCCCAAGCGGCGTCCGCTCGAGCATTTTTATTTTGGTTTCTTTCCAAGCGTCGACCGCAATGGCCTCGAATTCGTAGGGCGTCCCCGTCAGCTCCAGCATCAACCGGGCCGGTTCGACTCGCCCACGCACACCAAAATAGATCAGTTTCATCATGATTCATGAATACATCTCCGCGA
The Polyangiaceae bacterium genome window above contains:
- a CDS encoding glutathione S-transferase N-terminal domain-containing protein — protein: MMKLIYFGVRGRVEPARLMLELTGTPYEFEAIAVDAWKETKIKMLERTPLGQLPVLEDGEFTLCQSGAINRYLARKLGLAGETIKEQARIEEVCEVASDFIFHAAMLNWDPQFNEVREKKREEAAKALENLDRYFARTAVSPEFWMTDGRHTMADVMMSYALETLLPLHPGLVESFPKLYHVMKTFFATNGVRQYVRSERRPRTWTVPMAVFAGKPEETHQWVD